One genomic segment of Mytilus galloprovincialis chromosome 5, xbMytGall1.hap1.1, whole genome shotgun sequence includes these proteins:
- the LOC143075861 gene encoding uncharacterized protein LOC143075861 produces MKGSLTIPRHAEDLTKCMYELQQDGTFCDAGLECKDGVIFVHKLVLMACRSPYLRNQLASESQGTRVYVSLKNYSLKTVCCLVQILYTGQLNVSQEIELNFRLLCETIGLDNIKSAAENVNQQDQNIYDVKSINQFCAVQVEKEIIESQDGITALVASVNHGPDDNLVDSTNTDDSLEDLNYGSSDVKVDGDTVKGSQDSKVEREANKSLGPPKIRETRSNKRRKIYHPDNTSQAKDNATSANVAEILTIAKQLSGIDELASSCLDQTKSSLCYLCKKEFVNEGENVTDLSKTVCIECMVLCSGETNHDQEMETKPDQTQSNNYEDAGEDSEKGSHGSVDMEKECLITTCEEGSPLPDHISLEEGDCDPLPWLQEQIVNEINDEISDETYQEKLWHCKKCEFSTGDSKEQERHRKRHSYLEQKLRMSKLCKHKKYPCDDCGNEYKTECGLIQHKKLAHSDKPILRCVLRGCKSRFVEESALQKHLLWHKSQGVLKCRKCAQVFVLKGSLKIHEDYCVKRLMFRCDICNNMYKAKETLSKHIKKVHFQEVKGFNYRESEVDQNKEANLPVEKTGLETTMEEFNTDNVEEFVERVNAILLTQENEKKIRQTQDVYRCKKCEFSTKDKTQYIKHRKHHSYLINKQKTAELQSNIFGVGDVTYDDIDNDNDDEDDEYVDDEKEGEDGEIDGIDKTLNKAINKKKKAKVYKCEKCNFSMKDYKDYEKHTRLHHSLERKETQIHICRYCGLHYRHIQGLKRHELTTHSEKFYKCKVKSCIGVFKYKQQLEKHILNHRKRGLLTCKKCNKKFLFKSQLTYHEDKCIRNMTANKKTQCHLCGKQFWRKNELVVHMRKHNDGLLDCFCGKTFDSIKNLNQHKKCHNGPMLKHVKSHCEKEVSEESADSTDSDEMEDSTY; encoded by the exons ATGAAAGGCAGCTTAACCATTCCTCGACACGCAGAGGACCTGACAAAATGTATGTATGAACTACAACAGGATGGTACATTCTGTGATGCAGGCCTTGAGTGCAAAGATGGCGTCATATTTGTTCATAAACTTGTTCTAATGGCATGTAGAAGTCCATACTTGAGGAATCAATTGGCGTCTGAAAGTCAAGGTACAAGAGTTTATGTCAGTCTTAAGAATTATTCATTAAAAACAGTATGCTGTTTGGTGCAGATCCTTTATACAGGACAATTAAATGTTTCCCAGGAGATTGAATTAAATTTTAGACTTTTGTGTGAGACAATAGGGCTTGACAATATAAAATCTGCTGCTGAAAATGTTAATCAGCAAGACCAAAATATTTATGATGTCAAAAGCATAAACCAATTTTGTGCTGTTCAAGTTGAAAAGGAAATAATAGAATCCCAGGATGGGATCACAGCACTGGTGGCATCTGTCAATCATGGACCAGATGACAACTTAGTAGACAGTACAAACACAGATGATAGTTTAGAAGATCTCAACTATGGCAGCAGTGATGTTAAAGTTGATGGtgatacagttaaaggaagtcaAGATTCGAAGGTCGAAAGGGAGGCTAACAAATCTTTGGGTCCGCCTAAAATAAGAGAAACCAGAAGCAACAAGAGAAGAAAAATTTACCACCCTGATAACACTTCACAAGCAAAAGACAATGCCACCTCAGCTAACGTGGCAGAAATATTGACCATTGCAAAACAATTGTCTGGAATAGATGAACTTGCTTCTTCTTGTCTAGATCAAACTAAATCCAGTTTATGTTATCTATGTAAAAAAGAATTTGTCAATGAAGGGGAAAATGTTACAGATCTAAGCAAGACAGTTTGTATAGAATGTATGGTTTTATGTAGTGGAGAGACAAATCATGACCAAGAGATGGAAACTAAACCAGACCAAACACAAAGTAACAACTATGAAGATGCTGGAGAAGACAGTGAAAAG GGTAGTCATGGTAGTGTTGATATGGAAAAGGAATGCTTAATCACAACTTGTGAAGAAGGATCACCACTTCCAGACCACATTTCCTTAGAAGAAGGTGACTGTGATCCATTACCATGGTTACAAGAACAGATAGTCAATGAAATAAACGATGAAATATCTGATGAGACCTATCAAGAAAAGTTATGGCATTGTAAAAAGTGTGAATTTTCTACAGGTGATAGTAAAGAACAAGAGAGACACCGAAAACGCCACTCTTACCTCGAACAAAAACTCAGAATGTCTAAACtatgtaaacataaaaaataccCGTGTGATGACTGTGGAAATGAATATAAAACTGAATGTGGTTTGATTCAACATAAAAAATTAGCACATTCGGATAAGCCTATATTGAGATGTGTACTTAGAGGATGTAAATCACGTTTCGTGGAAGAATCTGCTTTACAAAAACATTTGTTATGGCACAAATCACAAGGTGTCCTGAAATGTAGGAAATGTGCACAGGTATTTGTACTAAAAGGTTCACTGAAAATACACGAGGATTATTGTGTCAAAAGATTAATGTTTCGATGTGACATTTGTAATAACATGTATAAAGCCAAAGAAACTCTTTCCAAACATATTAAAAAAGTTCATTTTCAGGAGGTTAAAGGATTCAATTACAGGGAATCTGAAGTTGATCAGAATAAAGAAGCAAATTTACCAGTTGAGAAAACAGGTTTAGAAACCACGATGGAAGAGTTTAATACTGATAATGTTGAGGAATTTGTTGAACGAGTGAATGCAATTTTACTTACTCAAGAGAATGAGAAAAAAATAAGGCAGACACAAGACGTTTACAGATGTAAAAAATGTGAATTCTCAACAAAAGATAAGACACAGTATATTAAACATAGAAAACACCATTCTTACCTTATAAACAAGCAAAAGACTGCAGAACTCCAATCAAATatttttggtgttggtgatgttACTTATGATGAcattgataatgataatgatgatgaagaTGACGAGTATGTTGATGATGAGAAGGAGGGGGAGGATGGGGAGATTGATGGTATTGACAAAACGTTAAATAAGgctataaataagaaaaaaaaggcaaaaGTTTATAAATGTGAGAAATGTAACTTTTCAATGAAAGATTATAAGGATTATGAAAAACATACACGCCTCCATCATTCTTTAGAACGGAAGGAAACACAGATACATATTTGTAGATATTGTGGGTTGCACTACAGACACATACAAGGACTGAAAAGACATGAGCTTACTACCCATTCGGAAAAGTTTTATAAATGTAAGGTTAAATCCTGCATTGGCGTATTTAAGTATAAACAGCAATTAGAAAAACACATATTGAATCATAGAAAAAGAGGTCTTTTGACATGCAAGAAATGTAAcaagaaatttctttttaaatctcAGCTAACCTATCATGAAGATAAATGCATAAGGAATATGACAGCAAATAAAAAAACGCAGTGTCACTTATGTGGAAAACAGTTTTGGAGAAAAAATGAATTGGTAGTGCACATGAGAAAACATAATGATGGACTGTTGGATTGCTTTTGTGGAAAAACATTTGACAGTATTAAAAATCTTAATCAGCATAAAAAATGTCATAATGGTCCTatgcttaaacatgttaaatctcATTGTGAAAAAGAGGTTTCCGAGGAGAGTGCAGATAGTACAGATTCAGATGAAATGGAAGATAGCACATATTAA